The following coding sequences lie in one Rhodohalobacter barkolensis genomic window:
- a CDS encoding PH domain-containing protein, giving the protein MSNTGKSRKATSIHKAEFDPILKKYVYIGTSLFLAITIVGLILLPFWLILGKIYIDRYFESLYCELTTRALHFKKGLWFVTERSIPLDKIQDLTFHEGPVLRWMGLSKLMIETAGNSAQGMSDMSLTGIINAREFREMVMDQRDNITDRAHYAESSSTIDSSSGNDLAPILTEIHKTLQSIEQKLDRN; this is encoded by the coding sequence ATGTCAAATACGGGAAAATCACGAAAGGCAACATCCATACACAAGGCTGAATTTGATCCAATTCTTAAAAAGTATGTCTACATTGGTACATCACTATTCCTGGCTATTACCATTGTAGGACTGATTCTTCTTCCTTTTTGGCTCATTCTGGGCAAAATTTATATCGACCGGTATTTTGAGAGTCTTTACTGTGAATTAACGACCAGAGCACTTCATTTTAAAAAAGGACTTTGGTTCGTAACCGAACGATCCATCCCACTTGACAAAATACAGGATCTTACATTTCACGAAGGACCTGTTCTGCGCTGGATGGGTTTAAGTAAATTGATGATAGAAACAGCGGGAAACAGTGCTCAGGGGATGTCGGATATGTCTTTAACAGGGATTATAAACGCACGCGAATTCAGGGAAATGGTAATGGATCAACGGGATAATATTACAGATCGGGCCCATTACGCCGAAAGTTCTTCTACGATAGATAGCTCATCCGGAAATGATTTAGCTCCAATTTTAACGGAGATTCATAAAACTCTTCAGAGTATCGAACAGAAACTGGATCGAAACTGA
- a CDS encoding sodium-dependent transporter, giving the protein MADKGTGKERFATKWGLILSVLGIAVGTGNIWRFPRIAAENGGETGAGAFLVAWAIFLFMWSIPLIIAEYGIGRNGRKGVIGSYMKMAGEKFAWLGAFVGFVATAIMFYYSVVAGWSLYYFVESIIAPLPQNVEEANMVWNGFQSSIMPSVFHAIMITLGGLVILKGVKSIERMNKILIPSLLLVLVISLFRALTLEGSGAGITYLFTPDWATLKEPRIWLEALTQNAWDTGAAWGLILTYGAYMRTKDDITISAFQTGIGNNLVSLTAAVIIFSTVFGTLGGDMTDSQVLDIMRDSGPASTGLTFMWMPQLFEVMAGGKFFAIIFFLGLTFAAFSSLISMIELATKVFVDMGVTRTKATIAVCSAGFLFGLPSAISLDVFANQDFVWGIGLMVSGGLISFAVMKFGTENFRTTLVNNEHSRFKLGKWWSFIIRYVIPIEVISLLTWWIYLSATSFAPDTWYNPLSPFSVATVLLQWGVAIVLFKIYNRKIAKKTMLN; this is encoded by the coding sequence ATGGCAGATAAAGGTACCGGTAAAGAACGGTTTGCGACTAAATGGGGACTTATTTTAAGTGTATTGGGAATTGCAGTTGGAACGGGTAATATCTGGCGATTTCCCCGCATAGCTGCTGAAAATGGCGGAGAAACAGGTGCCGGAGCTTTTTTAGTTGCCTGGGCCATATTTCTATTTATGTGGTCTATACCATTAATTATTGCGGAGTATGGTATAGGACGAAACGGCCGTAAAGGAGTTATTGGATCGTATATGAAAATGGCCGGTGAGAAATTTGCCTGGCTTGGAGCATTTGTCGGTTTTGTAGCTACTGCCATTATGTTTTACTACAGTGTGGTTGCCGGATGGTCTCTTTACTATTTCGTAGAATCGATCATTGCTCCTCTACCTCAAAATGTTGAGGAGGCCAACATGGTTTGGAATGGATTTCAATCCTCAATCATGCCTTCCGTCTTTCATGCCATAATGATAACCCTGGGTGGTTTGGTTATTTTGAAAGGGGTGAAGAGCATTGAACGAATGAATAAAATTCTGATTCCGTCACTGCTTCTGGTTTTAGTTATATCCCTTTTCCGGGCCCTTACTCTTGAAGGAAGCGGGGCAGGTATCACCTATCTGTTCACTCCGGATTGGGCTACTTTGAAAGAACCGCGTATCTGGCTGGAGGCACTCACCCAAAATGCCTGGGATACCGGTGCCGCATGGGGATTGATTTTGACGTATGGAGCCTACATGCGTACCAAGGATGACATTACCATTAGTGCATTTCAAACCGGTATTGGGAACAACCTGGTTTCGTTAACGGCTGCAGTAATCATATTTTCTACTGTTTTTGGAACACTGGGTGGTGATATGACGGATAGCCAGGTGTTGGATATTATGCGCGACTCAGGACCGGCATCAACCGGATTAACTTTTATGTGGATGCCTCAGCTTTTTGAAGTCATGGCGGGTGGTAAGTTCTTTGCTATCATCTTTTTCCTGGGTTTAACGTTTGCAGCATTTAGTTCTCTTATATCAATGATTGAATTGGCTACAAAGGTCTTCGTGGATATGGGAGTTACGCGTACCAAGGCAACGATTGCAGTATGTAGTGCCGGATTTCTGTTTGGCTTGCCATCAGCAATTTCGCTGGATGTATTTGCAAATCAGGATTTTGTTTGGGGAATTGGCCTGATGGTTTCCGGAGGCCTGATATCATTTGCAGTGATGAAATTTGGGACTGAGAATTTCAGAACAACACTGGTTAATAATGAGCACAGCAGGTTTAAGCTGGGCAAATGGTGGTCATTTATTATTCGCTATGTCATTCCGATAGAAGTAATTAGCCTACTTACATGGTGGATCTACCTGAGCGCTACAAGTTTTGCACCGGACACCTGGTACAATCCGTTGAGTCCATTTTCTGTTGCAACTGTACTGCTCCAGTGGGGTGTAGCCATCGTACTGTTTAAGATCTATAACAGGAAGATTGCCAAAAAAACCATGCTCAATTAA
- a CDS encoding DUF2723 domain-containing protein, with amino-acid sequence MNFTSIFAEHRTRNRFFAFISFLYAFIIYTLTVAPTTSFWDPAEYIAISHTLQIAHPPGSPFFAIVGRIVSMFVPAEFVALSINMISVTASAFTIMLLYLIVVRLIEEWRGNADDMDAIDKIGLYGGGLFAALTFTVTHTQWFNAVEAEMYASSMFFTALVVWMALRWSAHHDQPYSERWLILIAYMFGIGIGVHLLNLLALFFVAMIVYFKKREFTILSFLAMAGISVVGFLSVYPLTIIHLPNFAGRIGGMTYGLIGPMTFVIFIFAAIAFGLYYTHKKGMRIANMVLLAYTMIIIGYSSYALIMIRSQAEPPIDQNDPSEVQAFVNYLNRDQYGSAPLLKGNTYDNRTQNIDRSEETLFPRRHSSQPRHLEYYRNFDSDLGYFWEYQVNHMYLRYLNWNYIGREADIQDTGWYSGFSDTRHADNPANTPYFYLPFLFGLFGILYHFKNDWKRAFAVTALFFLTGLAIIFYLNQTPFEPRERDYAYVGSFFAYAIWVGIGLTGIMELVKQFAGNNKAVTYSVIGLSFIAVPFWMLTENWHTHDRSENYVPRDYAYNLLNSVEENAILFTNGDNDTFPLWYLQEVEGIRTDVRVVNLSLLNTEWYIKQLRDRQTHEALPLPIRLTDEEVDQMTSQLELHDPQEIVIPVNKELLTSVFEANPDQIENNPEGFSEIVSAGGADNQMLINQMLMATPYSLPVEELDNEVRFYLEGRPAGRDNQGNTRYYLQTQDRMILEILRQNQWLRPVYFANTVSRSGLMNLEPYFQFEGKAFRIMPIKRQVGSFGHVEPEVHADRLEKFEFNEWNSPDVYFDENVRRMLGNYRYGFTQLADAYLQQGDVEQAAYWLKYGEDMIPFRDIENDWTIAALYAFRYMRVDENERAVDLAEFIQERLMHDLRFDMRDLDRYEIRMENLDEEISQARAQANTGKAQSLQREQQRYSQQRDNVIEDVSFTVSRLTILQNIYFETDRTEKAEELAIEVNIMTDGRLPLPEDIEGSRQQIEQFGLGV; translated from the coding sequence ATGAATTTTACGTCCATTTTTGCTGAACACCGTACACGCAACAGGTTTTTTGCTTTTATCAGCTTCCTGTATGCATTTATCATCTATACCCTAACCGTCGCTCCCACAACTTCTTTTTGGGACCCCGCCGAATATATTGCCATCTCCCATACGCTTCAGATTGCTCACCCGCCGGGATCTCCATTTTTTGCAATCGTTGGGCGCATTGTTTCGATGTTTGTACCGGCAGAGTTTGTTGCACTGAGCATAAATATGATTAGTGTTACAGCCTCTGCATTCACCATCATGCTGCTCTATTTGATTGTGGTACGCCTGATTGAAGAGTGGCGCGGAAATGCAGATGATATGGACGCAATAGATAAAATCGGTCTATATGGGGGCGGACTCTTTGCAGCACTTACATTTACCGTAACTCATACACAGTGGTTTAATGCAGTTGAAGCAGAGATGTACGCTTCATCGATGTTCTTTACTGCCCTTGTGGTTTGGATGGCTTTACGATGGTCTGCTCATCATGATCAACCCTATTCTGAGCGATGGCTTATTCTCATTGCCTATATGTTTGGGATCGGTATTGGAGTTCACCTGCTTAATCTGCTTGCGCTCTTCTTTGTTGCCATGATTGTTTATTTCAAAAAACGTGAGTTTACGATACTCTCCTTTTTAGCTATGGCCGGAATTTCAGTGGTTGGCTTTTTATCCGTCTATCCGTTGACAATTATTCACCTGCCTAACTTCGCGGGTAGAATTGGTGGAATGACCTACGGCCTGATCGGTCCAATGACGTTTGTCATTTTCATTTTTGCTGCAATAGCATTTGGCCTGTACTATACACACAAGAAAGGCATGCGTATTGCAAATATGGTACTGCTGGCCTACACGATGATTATTATCGGGTACTCCAGTTATGCACTGATCATGATCCGCTCTCAGGCAGAACCTCCGATAGACCAAAATGATCCTTCAGAAGTTCAGGCTTTTGTAAACTACCTGAATCGTGATCAGTATGGATCGGCACCTCTTTTAAAAGGAAATACATATGACAACCGTACACAGAACATAGACCGATCTGAAGAGACGCTTTTCCCCAGAAGACATTCAAGTCAGCCACGACATCTTGAATACTACAGGAACTTTGATTCTGATTTAGGCTATTTCTGGGAGTATCAGGTAAATCATATGTACCTCCGCTATTTAAACTGGAATTATATTGGCCGGGAAGCCGATATTCAGGATACCGGTTGGTACTCAGGATTCTCGGATACTCGGCATGCAGATAACCCTGCAAATACCCCCTACTTTTATCTGCCGTTTCTGTTCGGCTTGTTTGGGATTCTATATCACTTTAAAAATGATTGGAAAAGAGCTTTTGCAGTAACTGCGCTATTTTTCCTTACCGGACTTGCGATCATTTTCTATCTCAATCAAACGCCGTTCGAACCCCGTGAACGGGATTACGCTTACGTGGGCTCATTCTTTGCCTACGCTATATGGGTTGGGATTGGTCTCACCGGAATTATGGAACTGGTCAAACAGTTTGCAGGCAATAATAAAGCCGTCACCTACAGTGTGATTGGCCTATCGTTTATTGCGGTTCCCTTTTGGATGCTCACTGAAAACTGGCACACCCACGACCGAAGTGAAAACTACGTTCCACGGGATTACGCCTACAACCTTCTCAATTCTGTAGAAGAAAATGCAATTCTATTTACCAACGGAGACAACGACACCTTTCCATTATGGTACCTTCAGGAAGTGGAAGGAATTCGTACAGACGTTCGAGTTGTTAATCTCAGCCTGTTAAATACAGAGTGGTATATCAAACAGCTGCGCGATAGACAAACTCACGAAGCTCTGCCCTTACCGATAAGGCTTACAGATGAAGAGGTGGACCAGATGACATCTCAGCTGGAACTGCATGATCCGCAGGAAATTGTGATCCCTGTGAACAAAGAACTTCTTACATCAGTTTTTGAAGCAAATCCTGATCAAATTGAGAACAACCCGGAAGGGTTTAGTGAGATCGTATCGGCCGGAGGTGCGGATAATCAAATGTTGATTAATCAAATGCTAATGGCCACGCCTTATTCACTTCCTGTTGAAGAGCTGGATAATGAAGTACGGTTTTATCTGGAGGGACGTCCGGCAGGCAGGGATAACCAAGGCAACACGAGATACTACCTGCAAACTCAGGACCGGATGATCCTGGAAATTCTTCGGCAAAACCAGTGGTTACGGCCTGTCTATTTTGCAAATACCGTATCCAGATCCGGACTCATGAATCTTGAACCTTACTTCCAGTTTGAAGGAAAAGCCTTCCGTATAATGCCAATCAAGCGACAAGTGGGTTCTTTTGGACATGTTGAACCTGAAGTACATGCAGACAGACTTGAGAAGTTTGAGTTTAATGAGTGGAACTCCCCAGACGTCTATTTTGATGAAAATGTCCGCAGAATGCTCGGTAATTATCGATATGGATTCACACAATTAGCTGACGCTTATCTGCAACAAGGTGATGTAGAACAGGCGGCATACTGGCTGAAGTACGGCGAAGATATGATTCCATTTCGGGATATTGAGAACGATTGGACCATTGCCGCTCTCTACGCCTTCAGATACATGCGTGTGGACGAAAATGAACGAGCTGTTGATTTAGCCGAATTTATACAGGAACGCCTGATGCACGATCTCAGATTTGACATGCGCGATCTGGACCGATACGAAATCCGAATGGAAAATCTGGATGAAGAAATTAGTCAGGCTCGTGCGCAAGCCAATACCGGCAAAGCTCAAAGTCTGCAGCGTGAACAGCAACGATATTCTCAACAGCGCGATAATGTTATTGAAGATGTCAGCTTTACGGTAAGCCGGTTAACAATCCTTCAAAACATCTATTTTGAAACAGACCGAACTGAAAAGGCTGAAGAACTGGCCATTGAAGTTAATATTATGACCGATGGCCGTCTACCTCTTCCTGAGGATATTGAGGGAAGCCGTCAACAGATTGAACAATTTGGGTTGGGAGTCTGA
- the ybeY gene encoding rRNA maturation RNase YbeY, producing MMTNFPDIPTEPDDKLIINNESGEAVPVEEQVLLKLINITEEKETIRYKEIELVYVDEKEIVRINKEFLDRDYITDIITFRYDENNPDAIEGTLYCCAPRIAEQSAEFDNDLKTEYLRVFVHGLIHLAGYDDQTAKEKERMTEKEDQYLEALNSLS from the coding sequence ATGATGACGAACTTTCCTGACATCCCGACTGAGCCGGATGATAAACTGATTATCAATAATGAGTCGGGAGAAGCTGTGCCTGTTGAGGAGCAGGTACTGCTGAAACTGATAAATATTACTGAAGAGAAAGAGACGATCCGTTATAAAGAGATTGAATTGGTCTATGTTGATGAAAAAGAGATTGTCCGAATTAACAAAGAGTTTCTGGACCGCGATTACATAACCGATATCATTACCTTTCGGTATGACGAAAATAATCCTGATGCCATTGAGGGAACTCTCTACTGTTGTGCACCCCGAATTGCAGAACAGAGTGCCGAATTTGATAACGACCTGAAAACAGAATATTTGAGAGTGTTTGTTCACGGCCTGATTCATCTTGCCGGATATGACGATCAAACAGCTAAAGAGAAAGAGCGGATGACAGAAAAAGAGGATCAGTACCTGGAAGCACTTAACTCATTGTCGTGA
- a CDS encoding DNA topoisomerase, with protein sequence MSAAASYTLLIVESPVIARIIQRVAPSSVYVLSTNGYAWKPVYDAERNQLKAKADPDQLGFRKELKQQASWAGNIIIATDPDPSGDFIAWSICKFLKNPSIKRSHIQHLGRKGIERLISSAEVIQTDLLELRLKNRSLIRHQWNKTGRRPSMEIAALSSTFSSYFAYQHFADQKGQIWYSNRSIQCASDEWIQVQNSMSDSEYHSANPLSTFDLLQLAYEKDIFRSFANAQETLQQLFTHTLDYSEESLISYPRTSANSYFSETWASLQQQFFQLNHTGEFKPMFIRNIAGQEVSHESLYPISLTNTPDKVGGELLSTLRDLYDLIYHQTLRAITVPTEKHMAYQTAFHQDVQFYSTTNKSEISNTELLPIRTISEIGSLLSSHRVLSPSSFGEKLDRWISQKYLEMDGAFLKPGKYLAPYVNDGPQYADQIEQLFNLIDEQNLKAETIASILS encoded by the coding sequence GTGAGTGCCGCGGCCAGCTATACCCTTCTAATTGTTGAATCTCCGGTGATTGCCCGCATCATTCAACGGGTTGCTCCCTCTTCTGTTTATGTTTTATCTACGAATGGATATGCGTGGAAACCGGTATATGACGCCGAAAGAAATCAACTCAAAGCAAAAGCGGATCCGGATCAACTTGGTTTTCGTAAAGAACTGAAGCAGCAGGCAAGCTGGGCCGGAAATATCATCATTGCAACGGACCCTGATCCCTCTGGAGATTTTATAGCGTGGTCTATTTGTAAATTTTTAAAGAATCCATCCATTAAGCGATCACACATTCAGCATTTAGGTCGAAAAGGGATTGAACGCTTAATCAGCAGTGCTGAAGTCATTCAAACCGATCTGCTGGAACTTAGACTCAAAAACCGGTCACTCATCCGTCATCAATGGAATAAAACGGGACGTCGACCATCGATGGAAATTGCCGCACTCTCTTCAACCTTTTCATCATACTTTGCCTATCAGCACTTCGCAGATCAAAAAGGTCAAATCTGGTATTCGAACCGATCAATTCAATGCGCCTCGGATGAATGGATTCAGGTTCAAAATTCCATGTCAGACTCAGAGTATCACTCTGCAAATCCACTCTCTACATTTGATCTGCTTCAGCTTGCTTACGAAAAGGACATATTCAGATCCTTTGCCAATGCTCAGGAAACACTCCAACAGTTATTTACTCACACGCTTGATTACAGTGAAGAGTCCTTGATCAGCTATCCTCGTACGTCGGCAAACTCATACTTCAGTGAAACCTGGGCATCCTTACAACAGCAATTTTTTCAGCTTAATCATACGGGTGAGTTCAAGCCGATGTTCATTCGAAATATTGCAGGACAGGAGGTGTCCCATGAGAGCCTTTACCCTATTAGCCTGACCAACACTCCGGATAAAGTGGGTGGTGAGCTCCTGAGTACTTTGAGAGACCTCTACGATCTGATTTACCATCAAACCCTGAGGGCAATCACGGTTCCAACCGAAAAGCATATGGCTTACCAAACTGCATTTCATCAGGATGTTCAATTCTACAGCACCACGAATAAATCTGAAATTTCGAACACAGAACTGCTGCCCATTCGCACAATTTCTGAAATCGGTTCCCTGTTATCTTCTCATCGTGTTTTATCACCCTCTTCATTCGGAGAAAAACTGGATCGATGGATATCACAGAAATATCTTGAAATGGACGGAGCTTTTCTGAAACCCGGTAAATATCTGGCTCCATATGTAAACGATGGGCCACAATATGCAGATCAGATTGAACAGCTCTTTAATTTGATAGATGAACAGAATCTGAAAGCTGAAACTATTGCGTCAATACTTTCGTGA
- a CDS encoding DUF445 domain-containing protein, with translation MSFEFPLNGILRIISVSGMIGFLTNWIAITMLFRPLNKRPLLGQGLIPAQKDRIAWRLSTAVAEDLINPDLIKSKIEDSNVIQNYRSQLQNSLLSSVESETFRDEFKDWVVDYVHSVVHDNSFRERVSFYVSKEIETGLIDKPVERTALKTYTILKGQSLQEMIENSIADLPITVERNFGFIDEFFDELPAKAEEVSEEFDRLITELIYKLINRLDIRKFVEENLQQYDEKRLELMIKNATNEQLKTIQYLGAILGVIGGFVIWEPVLSLTFLTLLGATVFLTDRALYQ, from the coding sequence ATGAGCTTTGAATTCCCTTTGAATGGAATTCTACGGATAATCAGCGTGAGTGGCATGATTGGTTTCCTAACCAATTGGATTGCCATAACCATGCTTTTTCGCCCCCTAAACAAACGTCCCCTGCTTGGACAAGGTCTGATTCCGGCTCAAAAAGATCGCATAGCCTGGCGACTCTCTACAGCTGTTGCTGAGGATTTAATCAACCCGGACCTCATCAAATCGAAAATTGAAGACTCCAATGTGATTCAAAACTACCGGAGTCAACTTCAAAACAGCCTACTCTCATCCGTCGAAAGTGAAACATTCCGGGATGAGTTTAAAGATTGGGTTGTAGATTACGTTCACAGTGTAGTCCATGATAATTCTTTCCGCGAACGGGTAAGTTTCTACGTATCAAAAGAGATTGAAACCGGGTTAATAGATAAGCCTGTTGAGCGAACCGCACTGAAAACTTATACGATTCTAAAGGGACAATCACTGCAGGAAATGATCGAAAATTCGATTGCAGATTTACCGATTACCGTAGAGCGAAACTTCGGATTTATTGATGAATTTTTTGATGAACTTCCGGCCAAGGCAGAGGAGGTATCAGAGGAGTTTGACCGGTTAATTACAGAGTTAATTTATAAACTGATTAACCGTCTCGACATCCGGAAATTTGTAGAAGAAAATCTTCAACAGTATGATGAGAAACGGCTGGAACTGATGATCAAAAATGCAACGAACGAACAACTCAAAACCATTCAGTATTTAGGTGCCATTTTAGGGGTGATTGGGGGCTTTGTAATATGGGAACCGGTGCTTAGCCTAACTTTTTTAACCCTTTTAGGTGCCACTGTCTTTCTGACAGATCGTGCACTTTACCAATAG
- the speE gene encoding polyamine aminopropyltransferase produces the protein MPLQYNEYYNEQTGLTIGLKKLLFAKQSDYQLVEVYETDTWGNLMTIDGMVMLSERDEFVYHEMISHVAMFTHPNPKRVLIIGGGDGGTAREVLKHSSVEHVDMVEIDQTVVEASKLHFPGVGDFDNPKLNVLYEDGIAFVKNVKDPYDVIIIDGSDPVGPAEGLFEKDFYQFCLDALTDDGVLTAQTESPWVESYYPSMKKVFTALDELFEISKMYLSYIPLYPAGMWSMACATKGEDPLSSEVTKRIRSNPELLKSLNYYNEEVHFGSFALPNFVKKIIE, from the coding sequence ATGCCTTTACAATACAACGAATACTACAACGAACAGACCGGGCTGACGATTGGTCTGAAGAAGCTACTATTTGCAAAACAGTCTGATTACCAGCTGGTGGAGGTTTATGAAACCGACACCTGGGGCAACCTGATGACTATCGACGGGATGGTGATGCTGAGTGAGCGCGACGAATTTGTCTATCACGAGATGATCTCACATGTGGCTATGTTTACCCATCCAAATCCCAAAAGAGTCTTGATCATTGGCGGGGGAGATGGCGGTACAGCACGTGAGGTTTTGAAGCACAGCTCCGTTGAGCATGTTGACATGGTAGAGATCGACCAAACCGTAGTTGAGGCCTCTAAGCTCCATTTCCCGGGTGTGGGTGATTTTGACAATCCCAAGCTGAACGTTCTCTATGAAGATGGTATCGCGTTCGTCAAAAATGTGAAAGATCCTTACGACGTAATTATTATTGACGGTTCGGACCCGGTTGGTCCGGCGGAAGGTCTGTTTGAAAAAGATTTCTATCAGTTCTGCTTGGACGCCCTGACCGATGATGGAGTTCTGACCGCTCAGACAGAAAGCCCGTGGGTGGAGTCGTACTACCCGAGTATGAAGAAAGTGTTCACTGCTTTGGATGAACTGTTCGAAATTTCAAAGATGTATCTCAGCTATATTCCGCTCTACCCGGCGGGCATGTGGTCGATGGCTTGCGCCACCAAAGGGGAGGACCCGCTGAGCTCCGAAGTGACGAAACGAATTCGGTCTAATCCCGAGCTCCTGAAGTCGCTCAACTACTACAATGAAGAGGTACACTTCGGGTCGTTTGCACTGCCCAATTTTGTGAAGAAAATTATAGAATAA